ATTTTGCCTGTTTTGCCCTTGTCATCACCTGCAATAATCTTTACGGTATCGCCCTTTTTAACCTTGAATTTTACATTAGCCATTATAACACCTCCGGAGCAAGTGAAACAATCTTCATAAAGTTAGCATATCTAACCTCACGACCAACAGGCCCGAAGATACGAGTTCCTATAGGCTCTCTTTTGTTATCTAAGATTACCGCTGCGTTCTCGTCAAATCTAATTAGTGAGCCGTTCTCTCTTTGAACCTCTTTTTTAGTTCTAACAACAACAGCTTTTACGACTTGACCCTTCTTAATCTTTCCGTTTGGAAGAGCTTTTTTAACAGAGCAAATAATAACATCACCAAGTGTTGCGTATCTTCTTTTGCTTCCGCCTAAAACTTTTATACACATTAACTCTTTTGCGCCACTATTATCAGCAACTGCAAGTCTTGTAAAACTTTGAATCATTACTCAACTCCCTTTGCCAATACAGCTTTTAGACGAAAGCTTTTGCGTGCTGAAAGTGGTCTGCACTCAACCGCAACAACAGTATCTCCTGCTTTTGTTTCGTTTTTCTCATCATGAATCATATATTTCTTAAAGCGTTTTACAAATTTATGGTATCTTGGGTGCATAACACGTCTTTCAACCAAAATAGTAGCTGTTTTATCTCCAGCTTTTTGTAAAACAACACCTTGGATTTCTCTTTTAAATGCCATTTCTCACCCCTTATTTTGTTGCACTAATTGCAGTATTGATCTGTGCTATCTCTTTTTTAACAGCACGGATCTCGTTAGGGTTGCTTAACTGCATAGTCTTTAGCTTTTGTCTTAATGTAAACAAAAGCACCTTTTTCTCTTTCAATAACGCGTTTAGCTCTACTACGCTCTTATCTTTTAAATCAGTATATTTCATTTTCACTCTCTCGCGTTACAATTTTTGTCTTAA
This Campylobacter sp. RM16189 DNA region includes the following protein-coding sequences:
- the rpmC gene encoding 50S ribosomal protein L29, with amino-acid sequence MKYTDLKDKSVVELNALLKEKKVLLFTLRQKLKTMQLSNPNEIRAVKKEIAQINTAISATK
- the rplN gene encoding 50S ribosomal protein L14, giving the protein MIQSFTRLAVADNSGAKELMCIKVLGGSKRRYATLGDVIICSVKKALPNGKIKKGQVVKAVVVRTKKEVQRENGSLIRFDENAAVILDNKREPIGTRIFGPVGREVRYANFMKIVSLAPEVL
- the rpsQ gene encoding 30S ribosomal protein S17, which codes for MAFKREIQGVVLQKAGDKTATILVERRVMHPRYHKFVKRFKKYMIHDEKNETKAGDTVVAVECRPLSARKSFRLKAVLAKGVE